One window from the genome of Fodinicurvata sediminis DSM 21159 encodes:
- a CDS encoding peptidylprolyl isomerase, which produces MSFQIPALSSAQTEPRLASSSRRLLSALTLAALLSAGSALVPGGAIQVQAQDDATEQSAQADDAGAGFDPDRVLATVNGKDVTMADVIATAQDLPQQYQSQLSSLFPALVERQIDFKLLEEAGRENGLAENEQVREAVARAESEAIGQVYLQQAIDEAATDERLQAAYEQYKADFEAQEEVRARHILVEEKEQAEDLIAELDAGADFAELADEHSMDEGTEGGDLGYFTQDRMVAPFADAAFEMEDGSYSKEPVETEFGWHVIKVEDSRMTEPPQMSEVRGELEQQIASEAIEEILADLRSDADIEMKGTAPQSVPEDALEEEDLPETGTSNQ; this is translated from the coding sequence ATGTCATTCCAGATCCCTGCCCTGTCTTCTGCCCAAACCGAGCCACGCCTAGCCTCATCTTCACGGCGGCTCCTGTCGGCGCTGACACTGGCCGCGCTCCTTTCGGCCGGCAGTGCATTGGTGCCCGGCGGTGCAATCCAGGTGCAGGCCCAAGACGACGCAACCGAGCAGTCCGCTCAGGCAGATGACGCGGGTGCCGGGTTCGATCCGGATCGCGTGCTTGCAACGGTCAATGGCAAGGACGTCACCATGGCCGATGTCATCGCCACGGCCCAAGACTTGCCTCAGCAGTACCAGTCACAGCTTTCCAGCCTGTTTCCAGCGCTGGTGGAGCGGCAGATCGACTTCAAGCTGCTGGAGGAAGCCGGACGCGAGAACGGACTGGCCGAGAACGAGCAAGTCCGCGAAGCCGTAGCGCGCGCCGAGAGCGAAGCCATCGGGCAGGTTTACCTGCAACAGGCAATTGACGAAGCGGCCACCGACGAACGCCTGCAGGCCGCCTATGAGCAGTACAAGGCCGATTTCGAGGCCCAGGAAGAAGTGCGCGCACGTCACATCCTGGTTGAGGAGAAGGAACAGGCCGAAGACCTGATTGCCGAACTGGACGCAGGCGCTGATTTCGCCGAGCTGGCAGACGAACACTCAATGGATGAAGGCACCGAAGGCGGAGATCTCGGGTATTTCACCCAGGACCGCATGGTCGCACCCTTCGCGGATGCAGCCTTCGAGATGGAGGACGGAAGCTACAGCAAGGAACCTGTAGAGACCGAATTCGGCTGGCACGTGATCAAGGTCGAGGACAGCCGGATGACCGAACCGCCTCAGATGAGCGAGGTTCGCGGCGAACTGGAACAGCAGATTGCGTCCGAGGCCATTGAGGAAATTCTCGCCGATCTGCGCTCCGATGCCGATATCGAGATGAAAGGCACAGCACCGCAGTCGGTTCCAGAAGACGCTCTGGAGGAAGAGGACCTTCCCGAGACCGGGACCTCGAACCAGTAA